In the Coregonus clupeaformis isolate EN_2021a unplaced genomic scaffold, ASM2061545v1 scaf0358, whole genome shotgun sequence genome, one interval contains:
- the LOC123484560 gene encoding uncharacterized protein LOC123484560 has translation MALRTAGSVFVVFLLSVAVPFHSDLQVKVSASTEEKKRTLTCSTTCLLTDNPNPTYIWFKNGQHLHDPTSQQYSLNTLVVGHYSADSYSCTVKGHEDFLAPTVCVHGQRCMNVTYTHQSICALKGSTVDITCTYKHPSWHNVTEVSWFNKWDSGVTADLSQDPEYAGRVKYLPTTDKHSTLRITDLRESDSAEYKFRFTITEVKWGYSFPGITLNVTDLQVKETPATEEGKVTLTCSTTCTLTDNSNPSYIWYKNRQRLTNPNTQDNYLSLDQISSEDAGSYSCAVKGYENLRSPVTFVGEPKSLKNPVVGIIVVFLFLIICLFGFMWFRMKDSKSIFDTQDRRDTVENGQVSLETPNPVYDNISGMAMAPTAAQRPFTDEQDDVTYASIQHRNQEVPLYSTVPPSHPQKQDQDFQYATVKFNSPSTAQ, from the exons ATGgccttgagaacagcaggaagtGTGTTTGTGGTCTTTCTCTTGTCAGTGGCAG TCCCCTTTCATTCAGACCTGCAGGTGAAGGTGTCTGCCTCCACAGAGGAAAAGAAGAGAACACTGACCTGTAGCACCACCTGTCTTCTGACCgacaaccccaaccccacctacATCTGGTTCAAGAACGGACAACATCTCCATGACCCTACTTCCCAACAATACTCTTTGAACACTCTAGTGGTCGGGCATTACTCTGCAGACAGTTACTCCTGTACTGTAAAAGGCCATGAGGATTTTCTCGCTCCTACAGTAT GTGTTCATGGTCAGAGATGTATGAATGTGACTTACACCCATCAGAGTATCTGTGCCTTGAAGGGGTCAACAGTGGACATTACCTGTACATATAAACATCCCAGCTGGCATAACGTCACAGAAGTATCCTGGTTCAACAAATGGGATTCTGGAGTTACTGCAGATCTAAGCCAGGACCCAGAGTATGCAGGTCGTGTGAAGTACCTTCCAACTACAGACAAACACTCCACCCTGAGAAtcacagacctgagagagagtGACTCTGCTGAATACAAGTTTAGATTTACAATAACCGAGGTAAAATGGGGATACAGCTTCCCTGGAATAACTCTGAATGTCACAG ACTTGCAGGTGAAGGAGACTCCTGCCACAGAGGAAGGGAAGgtgacactgacctgtagcacCACCTGTACGCTAACTGACAACTCCAACCCCTCCTACATCTGGTACAAGAACAGACAACGTCTCACCAACCCAAACACCCAAGATAACTACCTCTCCCTAGACCAAATCAGCAGTGAGGATGCAGGCAGCTACTCCTGTGCTGTAAAAGGCTACGAGAATCTCCGTTCTCCTGTTACATTTGTTGGGGAACCAAAGTCTTTGAAGAATCCAGTTGTAGGAATCATAGTGGTTTTTCTGTTTCTCATCATCTGTCTCTTTGGGTTCATGTGGTTCAG GATGAAGGACTCCAAATCCATATTTGACACACAAGAcaggagagacacagtagagaatgGACAGGTGAGTCT AGAGACTCCTAATCCAGTGTATGACAACATCTCAGGCATGGCCATGGCCCCTACTGCAGCACAGAGACCGTTCACAGACGAGCAGGATGACGTTACCTACGCCAGCATCCAACACAGAAACCAGGAAGTGCCTCTGTACTCCACCGTCCCACCTTCCCATCCCCAGAAACAGGACCAGGATTTCCAATACGCTACTGTGAAATTCAACAGCCCCAGTACTGCTCAATAG